In one Streptomyces sp. NBC_01288 genomic region, the following are encoded:
- a CDS encoding DUF397 domain-containing protein, with protein sequence MNTAARQHLAWFKSSYSSNEGGNCIEVAYDWRKSSYSSNEGGDCVEFAAHPAAIHVRDSKVPAGGILTVSPSTWTEFLSQVTRPSV encoded by the coding sequence ATGAACACCGCAGCACGGCAGCACTTGGCGTGGTTCAAGTCCAGCTACAGCAGCAACGAGGGCGGCAACTGCATCGAAGTTGCCTACGACTGGCGGAAGTCCAGCTACAGCAGCAACGAGGGCGGGGACTGCGTCGAGTTCGCCGCTCACCCCGCCGCCATTCACGTCCGTGACTCCAAGGTCCCCGCCGGTGGCATCCTCACCGTCTCGCCCAGCACTTGGACCGAGTTCCTCAGCCAGGTCACGCGTCCCTCAGTCTGA
- a CDS encoding ABC transporter permease, producing MRWISSLHAEWTKLRTLPSTWWLLAATVALTAAVGAAAASSLTTQVCPTPAACHEDTVKLSLTGVQLSQSVCLVLGVLSMGAEYSTGTIRTTLTAMPGRWWVLASKAATLSLLTATAGALAVLSALGLARLILPAPTDGATLRAAGGSVLILVLVTLLGLSLATLLRDTGGAITLGLGVLYVIPILSRLVNSPTWQHRLQRWTPMPAALSIQATKNLERLAIAPWPGLGVLAAYAVGLLVVGGAAFRLRDA from the coding sequence GTGAGGTGGATCAGCTCTCTTCACGCCGAGTGGACCAAACTCCGTACCCTGCCCAGCACTTGGTGGCTCCTGGCGGCAACGGTGGCCCTGACGGCGGCGGTCGGCGCGGCGGCGGCCTCGTCGCTCACGACCCAGGTGTGCCCGACACCGGCGGCCTGCCACGAGGACACGGTCAAACTGAGCCTCACGGGCGTCCAGTTGAGCCAGTCGGTGTGCCTGGTGCTGGGTGTGCTGTCGATGGGGGCGGAGTACAGCACGGGCACGATCCGTACGACGCTCACGGCGATGCCGGGGCGGTGGTGGGTACTGGCATCGAAGGCGGCCACGCTGTCCCTGCTGACGGCGACAGCGGGAGCGCTGGCGGTGCTGTCCGCCCTAGGTCTGGCCCGGCTGATCCTCCCCGCCCCCACGGACGGCGCGACGCTCCGAGCGGCGGGCGGCTCGGTCCTCATCCTCGTCCTGGTAACGCTGTTGGGCCTGTCCCTGGCGACCCTGCTCCGCGACACGGGCGGCGCGATCACGCTGGGCCTGGGCGTCCTCTACGTGATCCCGATCCTGTCCCGCCTGGTCAACTCCCCGACCTGGCAACACCGTTTGCAACGCTGGACCCCCATGCCGGCGGCCCTCTCCATCCAGGCGACGAAGAACCTGGAGAGGCTGGCGATCGCTCCGTGGCCGGGGTTGGGGGTGCTGGCGGCGTACGCGGTGGGGTTGTTGGTGGTCGGGGGAGCGGCGTTCAGACTGAGGGACGCGTGA